One segment of Carya illinoinensis cultivar Pawnee chromosome 1, C.illinoinensisPawnee_v1, whole genome shotgun sequence DNA contains the following:
- the LOC122311347 gene encoding exportin-2 isoform X1 gives MEWNAETLQFLSQCFLHTLSPAPEPRRRAEASLSGASDSPNYGLAVLRLVAEPSVDEQIRQAAAVNFKNHLRARWAPASADEPDSSALSLIADPEKEQIKALIVPLMLSSTPKIQSQLSEALALIGKHDFPKLWPALLPELVANLQKASQASDYTSINGILGTANSIFKKFRYQYKTNDLLLDLKYCLDNFAAPLLEIFLKTSALIDSAANSGAPASTLKPLFESQKLCCRIFYSLNFQELPEFFEDHMKEWMTEFRKYLGTNYPVLESSGVDGLALVDELRAAVCENINLYMEKNEEEFQGYLNDFVMAVWSLLGNVTQSSSRDQLAMVAIKFLTTVSMSVHHTLFAGAGVIPQICQSIVIPNVRLREEDEELFEMNYIEFIRRDMEGSDLDTRRRIACELLKGIATNYKQQVTEIVSSQIQHLLTSFAANPAANWKDKDCVIYLVVSLATKRAGGTSVSTDVVDLQSFFASVIVPELKSQDVNGFPMLKAGALKFFTMFRNQISKDIAAHLFQDLVRFLLSESNVVHSYAASCIEKLMLVKDEAGRAKYTGKDIAPFFGELMTNLFNAFKFPDSEENQYIMKCIMRVLGVAEISREVAGTCITGLTSILMEVCKNPKNPIFNHYLFESVAILVKRACEKDPSLISAFEARLFPCLQQILANDVTEFFPYAFQLLAQLVELNSPPIPPNYMQIFELLLSPDSWKRASNVPALVRLLQAFLQKAPLELNQEGRLNKVLGIFNTLISSPSTAEQGFYVLNTVIESLEYGVIAPYICHIWAALFGQLQNRRAVKFVKSFVIIMSLFAVKHGSTNLVDTMNAVQPNIFSMIVKQFWIPNLRLITGAIEIKLTAVASTRLICESSALLDAANVELWGKMLDSIVTLLSRPEQDRLEEEPEMPDIAENVGYTATFVRLYNAGRKEEDPLKDIKEPREFLVASLARLSSLSPGRYPQIINQYMDPANQAALLQLCSTYNCPIV, from the coding sequence ATGGAGTGGAACGCAGAAACTCTTCAGTTCCTTTCCCAATGCTTCCTCCACACTCTCTCTCCGGCTCCCGAGCCCCGTCGCCGCGCCGAAGCTTCGCTCTCCGGGGCTTCTGACAGCCCTAACTATGGACTCGCTGTCCTCCGCCTCGTCGCCGAGCCCTCCGTTGATGAGCAGATCCGCCAAGCCGCTGCCGTCAACTTCAAGAACCATCTCCGGGCCAGATGGGCACCCGCGTCAGCGGATGAGCCCGATTCCTCCGCCCTGTCCCTTATTGCCGATCCCGAGAAGGAGCAGATCAAAGCGCTGATCGTTCCCCTCATGCTCTCCTCAACTCCCAAAATCCAATCCCAGCTCAGCGAAGCCCTTGCCCTCATCGGCAAACACGATTTCCCGAAGCTTTGGCCTGCACTGCTCCCTGAGCTTGTCGCGAACCTTCAGAAGGCATCGCAGGCGTCCGATTACACATCCATCAACGGTATTCTCGGCACCGCCAACTCTATCTTCAAGAAATTTCGATACCAGTACAAAACCAATGATCTTTTGCtagatttaaaatattgtttggatAATTTTGCCGCCCCGTTATTAGAAATCTTTCTCAAAACCTCTGCTTTGATTGATTCGGCGGCAAACTCGGGTGCGCCCGCCTCCACCCTTAAGCCCCTTTTTGAGTCTCAGAAGTTGTGTTGCAGAATATTTTATTCCTTGAATTTTCAGGAACTACCTGAGTTTTTTGAAGACCATATGAAGGAGTGGATGACTGAGTTTAGGAAATACCTTGGGACGAATTACCCAGTGCTCGAGAGTAGTGGGGTTGATGGGCTTGCGCTCGTAGACGAGCTTAGAGCAGCGGTATGTGAGAATATTAATCTTTATATGGAGAAGAACGAGGAGGAGTTTCAAGGGTACTTGAATGATTTTGTCATGGCGGTTTGGAGTTTATTAGGGAATGTCACTCAGTCTTCTAGCCGTGATCAGCTAGCCATGGTTGCGATCAAGTTTTTGACCACAGTAAGCATGAGCGTGCACCACACTTTGTTTGCAGGTGCGGGAGTGATACCACAGATTTGTCAGAGCATCGTGATTCCAAATGTGAGGCTGAGGGAGGAGGATGAGGAactatttgaaatgaattataTAGAGTTCATTAGGAGGGATATGGAGGGCAGTGATCTTGATACTAGGAGGAGAATCGCATGTGAGCTTCTCAAAGGGATTGCAACCAATTATAAGCAACAGGTCACGGAAATAGTTTCTTCACAGATTCAACATTTGTTAACCTCCTTTGCAGCAAACCCAGCTGCAAATTGGAAGGATAAGGACTGTGTCATATACTTAGTTGTCTCCCTTGCTACTAAGAGGGCTGGAGGTACTTCTGTCTCTACTGATGTTGTAGACCTTCAAAGTTTTTTTGCTTCAGTTATTGTGCCTGAGTTGAAAAGTCAGGATGTCAATGGGTTTCCAATGCTTAAGGCGGGTGCATTGAAATTCTTTACAATGTTCCGGAATCAGATATCAAAGGACATTGCAGCTCATCTGTTTCAAGATTTGGTTCGGTTCCTTCTTTCGGAGTCAAATGTTGTTCATTCTTATGCTGCGAGTTGTATTGAGAAACTCATGCTGGTCAAGGATGAGGCGGGGAGAGCAAAATACACTGGTAAAGACATTGCTCCATTTTTTGGAGAGCTGATGACCAACCTTTTTAATGCTTTCAAGTTTCCAGACTCTGAGGAGAATCAATACATAATGAAATGTATCATGAGGGTTCTTGGAGTAGCAGAAATATCTCGGGAAGTTGCTGGAACTTGCATCACTGGGTTGACCTCTATTCTCATGGAAGTTTGTAAAAACCCTAAGAATCCAATCTTTAATCACTATCTCTTTGAGTCTGTGGCCATTCTTGTCAAGCGGGCCTGTGAGAAAGATCCCTCTCTCATATCAGCTTTTGAAGCCAGGCTTTTTCCTTGCCTCCAGCAGATATTGGCCAATGATGTTACCGAGTTCTTCCCATATGCATTTCAGCTGTTGGCTCAGCTAGTTGAGTTGAATAGTCCTCCAATTCCTCCAAACTACATGCAAATTTTTGAGCTTCTCCTGTCACCTGATTCATGGAAGAGAGCTTCAAATGTCCCAGCACTTGTGCGTTTACTTCAGGCCTTCCTTCAGAAGGCACCCCTTGAGCTTAACCAAGAGGGAAGGCTTAACAAGGTCCTTGGTATATTCAATACCCTCATCTCATCCCCTAGTACAGCTGAACAGGGCTTCTACGTGCTCAACACTGTCATTGAGAGCCTTGAATATGGTGTAATTGCACCCTACATTTGTCACATTTGGGCCGCCCTTTTTGGGCAGCTCCAAAATAGACGAGCTGTAAAGTTTGTCAAGTCTTTTGTGATAATTATGTCACTCTTTGCAGTCAAACATGGTTCTACAAACCTTGTAGATACTATGAATGCCGTTCAGCCCAACATATTTTCTATGATTGTGAAGCAGTTTTGGATTCCTAATCTCAGGCTGATCACAGGAGCAATTGAGATTAAGTTGACTGCAGTTGCTTCCACCAGGCTTATCTGTGAGTCTTCAGCTCTTTTGGATGCTGCAAACGTTGAACTGTGGGGAAAAATGCTGGATAGCATTGTTACCCTCCTTTCACGACCAGAGCAGGATAGGCTGGAGGAGGAACCAGAAATGCCGGATATTGCAGAAAATGTGGGTTACACCGCCACCTTTGTCCGTCTATATAATGCTGGGAGAAAGGAGGAGGATCCTCTGAAAGATATAAAAGAACCCAGGGAGTTTTTGGTAGCTTCATTGGCAAGGCTTTCTTCACTTTCTCCTGGGCGATACCCCCAGATCATCAATCAATATATGGATCCAGCAAATCAAGCAGCATTGCTTCAGCTTTGCAGCACTTATAATTGCCCAATTGTTTGA
- the LOC122311347 gene encoding exportin-2 isoform X2 gives MKEWMTEFRKYLGTNYPVLESSGVDGLALVDELRAAVCENINLYMEKNEEEFQGYLNDFVMAVWSLLGNVTQSSSRDQLAMVAIKFLTTVSMSVHHTLFAGAGVIPQICQSIVIPNVRLREEDEELFEMNYIEFIRRDMEGSDLDTRRRIACELLKGIATNYKQQVTEIVSSQIQHLLTSFAANPAANWKDKDCVIYLVVSLATKRAGGTSVSTDVVDLQSFFASVIVPELKSQDVNGFPMLKAGALKFFTMFRNQISKDIAAHLFQDLVRFLLSESNVVHSYAASCIEKLMLVKDEAGRAKYTGKDIAPFFGELMTNLFNAFKFPDSEENQYIMKCIMRVLGVAEISREVAGTCITGLTSILMEVCKNPKNPIFNHYLFESVAILVKRACEKDPSLISAFEARLFPCLQQILANDVTEFFPYAFQLLAQLVELNSPPIPPNYMQIFELLLSPDSWKRASNVPALVRLLQAFLQKAPLELNQEGRLNKVLGIFNTLISSPSTAEQGFYVLNTVIESLEYGVIAPYICHIWAALFGQLQNRRAVKFVKSFVIIMSLFAVKHGSTNLVDTMNAVQPNIFSMIVKQFWIPNLRLITGAIEIKLTAVASTRLICESSALLDAANVELWGKMLDSIVTLLSRPEQDRLEEEPEMPDIAENVGYTATFVRLYNAGRKEEDPLKDIKEPREFLVASLARLSSLSPGRYPQIINQYMDPANQAALLQLCSTYNCPIV, from the coding sequence ATGAAGGAGTGGATGACTGAGTTTAGGAAATACCTTGGGACGAATTACCCAGTGCTCGAGAGTAGTGGGGTTGATGGGCTTGCGCTCGTAGACGAGCTTAGAGCAGCGGTATGTGAGAATATTAATCTTTATATGGAGAAGAACGAGGAGGAGTTTCAAGGGTACTTGAATGATTTTGTCATGGCGGTTTGGAGTTTATTAGGGAATGTCACTCAGTCTTCTAGCCGTGATCAGCTAGCCATGGTTGCGATCAAGTTTTTGACCACAGTAAGCATGAGCGTGCACCACACTTTGTTTGCAGGTGCGGGAGTGATACCACAGATTTGTCAGAGCATCGTGATTCCAAATGTGAGGCTGAGGGAGGAGGATGAGGAactatttgaaatgaattataTAGAGTTCATTAGGAGGGATATGGAGGGCAGTGATCTTGATACTAGGAGGAGAATCGCATGTGAGCTTCTCAAAGGGATTGCAACCAATTATAAGCAACAGGTCACGGAAATAGTTTCTTCACAGATTCAACATTTGTTAACCTCCTTTGCAGCAAACCCAGCTGCAAATTGGAAGGATAAGGACTGTGTCATATACTTAGTTGTCTCCCTTGCTACTAAGAGGGCTGGAGGTACTTCTGTCTCTACTGATGTTGTAGACCTTCAAAGTTTTTTTGCTTCAGTTATTGTGCCTGAGTTGAAAAGTCAGGATGTCAATGGGTTTCCAATGCTTAAGGCGGGTGCATTGAAATTCTTTACAATGTTCCGGAATCAGATATCAAAGGACATTGCAGCTCATCTGTTTCAAGATTTGGTTCGGTTCCTTCTTTCGGAGTCAAATGTTGTTCATTCTTATGCTGCGAGTTGTATTGAGAAACTCATGCTGGTCAAGGATGAGGCGGGGAGAGCAAAATACACTGGTAAAGACATTGCTCCATTTTTTGGAGAGCTGATGACCAACCTTTTTAATGCTTTCAAGTTTCCAGACTCTGAGGAGAATCAATACATAATGAAATGTATCATGAGGGTTCTTGGAGTAGCAGAAATATCTCGGGAAGTTGCTGGAACTTGCATCACTGGGTTGACCTCTATTCTCATGGAAGTTTGTAAAAACCCTAAGAATCCAATCTTTAATCACTATCTCTTTGAGTCTGTGGCCATTCTTGTCAAGCGGGCCTGTGAGAAAGATCCCTCTCTCATATCAGCTTTTGAAGCCAGGCTTTTTCCTTGCCTCCAGCAGATATTGGCCAATGATGTTACCGAGTTCTTCCCATATGCATTTCAGCTGTTGGCTCAGCTAGTTGAGTTGAATAGTCCTCCAATTCCTCCAAACTACATGCAAATTTTTGAGCTTCTCCTGTCACCTGATTCATGGAAGAGAGCTTCAAATGTCCCAGCACTTGTGCGTTTACTTCAGGCCTTCCTTCAGAAGGCACCCCTTGAGCTTAACCAAGAGGGAAGGCTTAACAAGGTCCTTGGTATATTCAATACCCTCATCTCATCCCCTAGTACAGCTGAACAGGGCTTCTACGTGCTCAACACTGTCATTGAGAGCCTTGAATATGGTGTAATTGCACCCTACATTTGTCACATTTGGGCCGCCCTTTTTGGGCAGCTCCAAAATAGACGAGCTGTAAAGTTTGTCAAGTCTTTTGTGATAATTATGTCACTCTTTGCAGTCAAACATGGTTCTACAAACCTTGTAGATACTATGAATGCCGTTCAGCCCAACATATTTTCTATGATTGTGAAGCAGTTTTGGATTCCTAATCTCAGGCTGATCACAGGAGCAATTGAGATTAAGTTGACTGCAGTTGCTTCCACCAGGCTTATCTGTGAGTCTTCAGCTCTTTTGGATGCTGCAAACGTTGAACTGTGGGGAAAAATGCTGGATAGCATTGTTACCCTCCTTTCACGACCAGAGCAGGATAGGCTGGAGGAGGAACCAGAAATGCCGGATATTGCAGAAAATGTGGGTTACACCGCCACCTTTGTCCGTCTATATAATGCTGGGAGAAAGGAGGAGGATCCTCTGAAAGATATAAAAGAACCCAGGGAGTTTTTGGTAGCTTCATTGGCAAGGCTTTCTTCACTTTCTCCTGGGCGATACCCCCAGATCATCAATCAATATATGGATCCAGCAAATCAAGCAGCATTGCTTCAGCTTTGCAGCACTTATAATTGCCCAATTGTTTGA
- the LOC122311380 gene encoding auxin response factor 18 isoform X1, giving the protein MVHPEEGPRASSISHAETGSAVDDLYTELWKLCAGPLVDVPRRGERVFYFPQGHMEQLEASTNQELNQQIPLFNLPSKILCGVVDIRLLAEQETDEVYAQITLHPELDQSEPKSPDICPTEPPRQTVHSFCKILTASDTSTHGGFSVLRKHATECLPQLDMTQATPTQELVAKDLHGFEWKFKHIFRGQPRRHLLTTGWSNFVTSKRLVAGDAFVFLRGENGELRVGVRRLARQQSPMPSSVISSQSMHLGVLATASHAVLTQTLFVVYYKPRTSQFIISVNKYLEAINNGFSVGIRFKMRFEGEDSPERRFSGTIVRVEDISAEWSDSKWRSLKIQWDEPATIQRPERVSPWEIEPFVASASMNLAQPVVKSKRPRPVDIPSSEITTNSAASAIWYHGSTQSHELTQLSAAAEVVQSCDTSVAWPSRMKEINNNRSRVRAEGTWSSSPHVNISLDLFSDSLEDNKTVTLQSTLSDFLSPVSSRISNGLVNDHVEKEIKSETSLGCRLFGIDLTKNSETIALATMVSGGAKGQSPTAASKVNAVHKPDAKSSKEQKQLIPDESLKETLSKQGSILSTRTRTKKVQMQGVAVGRAVDLTVLKGYNDLIDELEKMFEIKGELCPQNKWAVVFTDDENDMMLVGDDPWPEFCKMARKIYIYSSEEVKKMTARCKLTASLLEGEGTIGSTDSEHRAET; this is encoded by the exons ATGGTGCATCCGGAGGAGGGTCCAAGGGCCTCGTCGATTTCTCATGCGGAAACGG GGTCTGCAGTTGATGATCTATATACCGAGCTATGGAAGTTATGTGCTGGGCCTCTGGTGGATGTGCCGAGGCGCGGGGAGAGAGTCTTCTACTTTCCTCAGGGTCACATGGAACAA TTGGAAGCATCAACAAATCAGGAGCTGAATCAGCAAATCCCTCTGTTCAATCTTCCTTCTAAGATCCTTTGTGGTGTTGTTGACATTCGATTACTG gcTGAACAAGAAACGGATGAGGTTTATGCGCAGATCACTCTGCACCCAGAATTAGAT CAAAGTGAGCCTAAAAGTCCCGATATATGCCCAACTGAGCCACCAAGACAAACAGTGCATTCATTTTGCAAGATTTTAACTGCTTCGGATACGAGCACTCATGGGGGGTTCTCAGTTCTTCGAAAGCATGCCACCGAATGCCTGCCTCAGTTG GACATGACCCAAGCAACACCAACACAGGAATTGGTAGCCAAGGACCTTCATGGGTTTGAATGGAAGTTTAAGCATATATTTAGAG GCCAACCGCGTAGACATTTGCTCACAACGGGATGGAGTAATTTTGTCACTTCCAAGAGATTGGTTGCAGGAGATGCCTTTGTGTTTCTGAG GGGCGAAAATGGTGAATTGAGAGTAGGTGTTCGACGTCTTGCTCGCCAGCAGAGTCCCATGCCTTCATCTGTGATATCCAGCCAAAGCATGCATCTTGGAGTGCTTGCTACCGCTTCTCATGCTGTTTTGACCCAGACTCTTTTTGTGGTTTATTACAAGCCAAG GACTAGTCAGTTCATTATAAGTGTAAACAAATATCTTGAGGCCATTAACAATGGGTTCTCAGTTGGCATCCGCTTCAAGATGAGATTTGAGGGAGAAGACTCTCCAGAAAGAAG ATTCTCGGGAACCATAGTTAGGGTCGAGGATATATCTGCAGAGTGGTCGGATTCTAAATGGCGGTCACTGAAG ATTCAATGGGATGAACCTGCAACCATTCAAAGGCCAGAGAGGGTTTCCCCTTGGGAGATAGAGCCTTTTGTTGCTTCCGCATCCATGAATCTTGCTCAACCGGTTGTAAAGAGCAAGAGGCCCCGGCCTGTTGATATTCCATCTTCTG AAATCACGACCAACTCTGCAGCCTCGGCCATTTGGTACCATGGATCAACCCAGTCCCATGAGTTGACCCAATTGAGTGCTGCTGCTGAGGTTGTCCAAAGCTGTGACACCAGTGTTGCTTGGCCTTCTAggatgaaagaaataaataacaacaGATCAAGAGTTCGTGCAGAAGGCACGTGGTCCTCTTCTCCACATGTGAACATCTCTCTAGATCTTTTCTCCGATTCACTGGAGGATAACAAAACTGTAACATTACAGTCGACTCTCTCTGATTTTCTCTCTCCAGTTTCATCAAGGATAAGCAATGGTCTGGTAAATGACCATGTGGAAAAGGAGATAAAATCAGAGACTTCTCTTGGTTGCCGGTTATTTGGAATTGATTTGACAAAAAACTCTGAAACCATTGCACTAGCAACAATGGTGTCTGGTGGTGCAAAAGGACAAAGCCCAACTGCAGCATCTAAAGTTAACGCAGTGCATAAACCAGATGCTAAGTCCTCAAAGGAACAGAAGCAACTTATACCAGATGAATCACTGAAGGAGACACTGAGCAAGCAGGGCTCCATTCTTTCCACCAGAACTCGCACTAAG AAGGTGCAAATGCAAGGGGTTGCTGTTGGTCGTGCCGTTGACTTGACTGTGTTGAAGGGGTACAATGATCTCATAGATGAGCTGGAGAAAATGTTTGAGATTAAAGGGGAGCTTTGTCCACAGAACAAATGGGCAGTTGTTTTTACAGATGATGAGAATGACATGATGCTTGTGGGTGATGATCCGTGGCC AGAGTTTTGTAAGATGGCAAGGAAAATCTACATATATTCAAGTGaggaagtgaagaagatgaCTGCAAGATGCAAACTTACTGCCTCATTATTAGAAGGTGAAGGCACCATTGGAAGCACAGACTCGGAGCATAGAGCTGAAACTTGA
- the LOC122311380 gene encoding auxin response factor 18 isoform X2: MVHPEEGPRASSISHAETGSAVDDLYTELWKLCAGPLVDVPRRGERVFYFPQGHMEQLEASTNQELNQQIPLFNLPSKILCGVVDIRLLAEQETDEVYAQITLHPELDQSEPKSPDICPTEPPRQTVHSFCKILTASDTSTHGGFSVLRKHATECLPQLDMTQATPTQELVAKDLHGFEWKFKHIFRGQPRRHLLTTGWSNFVTSKRLVAGDAFVFLRGENGELRVGVRRLARQQSPMPSSVISSQSMHLGVLATASHAVLTQTLFVVYYKPRTSQFIISVNKYLEAINNGFSVGIRFKMRFEGEDSPERRFSGTIVRVEDISAEWSDSKWRSLKIQWDEPATIQRPERVSPWEIEPFVASASMNLAQPVVKSKRPRPVDIPSSEITTNSAASAIWYHGSTQSHELTQLSAAAEVVQSCDTSVAWPSRMKEINNNRSRVRAEGTWSSSPHVNISLDLFSDSLEDNKTVTLQSTLSDFLSPVSSRISNGLVNDHVEKEIKSETSLGCRLFGIDLTKNSETIALATMVSGGAKGQSPTAASKVNAVHKPDAKSSKEQKQLIPDESLKETLSKQGSILSTRTRTKVQMQGVAVGRAVDLTVLKGYNDLIDELEKMFEIKGELCPQNKWAVVFTDDENDMMLVGDDPWPEFCKMARKIYIYSSEEVKKMTARCKLTASLLEGEGTIGSTDSEHRAET; this comes from the exons ATGGTGCATCCGGAGGAGGGTCCAAGGGCCTCGTCGATTTCTCATGCGGAAACGG GGTCTGCAGTTGATGATCTATATACCGAGCTATGGAAGTTATGTGCTGGGCCTCTGGTGGATGTGCCGAGGCGCGGGGAGAGAGTCTTCTACTTTCCTCAGGGTCACATGGAACAA TTGGAAGCATCAACAAATCAGGAGCTGAATCAGCAAATCCCTCTGTTCAATCTTCCTTCTAAGATCCTTTGTGGTGTTGTTGACATTCGATTACTG gcTGAACAAGAAACGGATGAGGTTTATGCGCAGATCACTCTGCACCCAGAATTAGAT CAAAGTGAGCCTAAAAGTCCCGATATATGCCCAACTGAGCCACCAAGACAAACAGTGCATTCATTTTGCAAGATTTTAACTGCTTCGGATACGAGCACTCATGGGGGGTTCTCAGTTCTTCGAAAGCATGCCACCGAATGCCTGCCTCAGTTG GACATGACCCAAGCAACACCAACACAGGAATTGGTAGCCAAGGACCTTCATGGGTTTGAATGGAAGTTTAAGCATATATTTAGAG GCCAACCGCGTAGACATTTGCTCACAACGGGATGGAGTAATTTTGTCACTTCCAAGAGATTGGTTGCAGGAGATGCCTTTGTGTTTCTGAG GGGCGAAAATGGTGAATTGAGAGTAGGTGTTCGACGTCTTGCTCGCCAGCAGAGTCCCATGCCTTCATCTGTGATATCCAGCCAAAGCATGCATCTTGGAGTGCTTGCTACCGCTTCTCATGCTGTTTTGACCCAGACTCTTTTTGTGGTTTATTACAAGCCAAG GACTAGTCAGTTCATTATAAGTGTAAACAAATATCTTGAGGCCATTAACAATGGGTTCTCAGTTGGCATCCGCTTCAAGATGAGATTTGAGGGAGAAGACTCTCCAGAAAGAAG ATTCTCGGGAACCATAGTTAGGGTCGAGGATATATCTGCAGAGTGGTCGGATTCTAAATGGCGGTCACTGAAG ATTCAATGGGATGAACCTGCAACCATTCAAAGGCCAGAGAGGGTTTCCCCTTGGGAGATAGAGCCTTTTGTTGCTTCCGCATCCATGAATCTTGCTCAACCGGTTGTAAAGAGCAAGAGGCCCCGGCCTGTTGATATTCCATCTTCTG AAATCACGACCAACTCTGCAGCCTCGGCCATTTGGTACCATGGATCAACCCAGTCCCATGAGTTGACCCAATTGAGTGCTGCTGCTGAGGTTGTCCAAAGCTGTGACACCAGTGTTGCTTGGCCTTCTAggatgaaagaaataaataacaacaGATCAAGAGTTCGTGCAGAAGGCACGTGGTCCTCTTCTCCACATGTGAACATCTCTCTAGATCTTTTCTCCGATTCACTGGAGGATAACAAAACTGTAACATTACAGTCGACTCTCTCTGATTTTCTCTCTCCAGTTTCATCAAGGATAAGCAATGGTCTGGTAAATGACCATGTGGAAAAGGAGATAAAATCAGAGACTTCTCTTGGTTGCCGGTTATTTGGAATTGATTTGACAAAAAACTCTGAAACCATTGCACTAGCAACAATGGTGTCTGGTGGTGCAAAAGGACAAAGCCCAACTGCAGCATCTAAAGTTAACGCAGTGCATAAACCAGATGCTAAGTCCTCAAAGGAACAGAAGCAACTTATACCAGATGAATCACTGAAGGAGACACTGAGCAAGCAGGGCTCCATTCTTTCCACCAGAACTCGCACTAAG GTGCAAATGCAAGGGGTTGCTGTTGGTCGTGCCGTTGACTTGACTGTGTTGAAGGGGTACAATGATCTCATAGATGAGCTGGAGAAAATGTTTGAGATTAAAGGGGAGCTTTGTCCACAGAACAAATGGGCAGTTGTTTTTACAGATGATGAGAATGACATGATGCTTGTGGGTGATGATCCGTGGCC AGAGTTTTGTAAGATGGCAAGGAAAATCTACATATATTCAAGTGaggaagtgaagaagatgaCTGCAAGATGCAAACTTACTGCCTCATTATTAGAAGGTGAAGGCACCATTGGAAGCACAGACTCGGAGCATAGAGCTGAAACTTGA